The Anabaena sp. PCC 7108 region AATTCGCGGCAGCATCGGTGGCTATCAATTAGCAAGAGAGCCTCTCCAAATTTCTGTAGGGCAAATTTTAGAGGCAGTTGGTGAAAATATGACTCACTTACCCCTTAATAGTTCAACACCAGCGCAAGCTGAAGATTGGGTAACATTCACTTTGTGGCAGAGGCTTAACCAAAAACTGAAAGAAGCTTTGTACAGTATTACCTTGGCAGACCTTTATTATGATGCTCGTAGTTGGCAGGCATCTCTTGGCGAAGAAGCTAGTTTTGTTGTTTAGTCATTGGTCAGTGATCAAGAAATAGGGAATAGGGTAGAAATTAATCAAT contains the following coding sequences:
- a CDS encoding Rrf2 family transcriptional regulator; the protein is MKLTTRGHYSVKALLDLSLQPGYGPVSVRSIAKRQDIPAPYLEKLLIEMRRGGLVKSIRGSIGGYQLAREPLQISVGQILEAVGENMTHLPLNSSTPAQAEDWVTFTLWQRLNQKLKEALYSITLADLYYDARSWQASLGEEASFVV